One genomic window of Evansella cellulosilytica DSM 2522 includes the following:
- the xseA gene encoding exodeoxyribonuclease VII large subunit yields MDQEFLSVSDVTRRIKRLVETDAVLQNVWLRAEISNFKWHSRGHMYFTLKDDKSRINSVMFAGNNRYLKFTPENGMNVLVRGDISVYEPHGQYQLYVKEMQPDGIGNLYLAYEELKKKLEMAGYFSRERKKAIPTFPKTIAVATSPTGAAVRDILTTVHRRFPLTKVILLPVLVQGPEAAPSIARAIKQANFAGIFDVMIIGRGGGSLEELWAFNEQIVAEAIYESKIPIISAVGHETDVTISDFVADLRAPTPTAAAELAVPHIHELLKRVQDQRSRLIQTMDRLKSVQRERLGHLSKSYAFKYPKRLIEQKEQDLDRLVELMTKTMMLNVDKQKDKLQGLKGRIQRMHPTHKLLQERKRISDAIVNLRRAMNETINSKQSRFSLSLSKLELLSPLQMMKRGYNLAYNEENNLIKKLEDVKENEPISIRLQDGKLSCHVTEKSYDPLPNIEWRGEESEK; encoded by the coding sequence ATGGATCAAGAATTCTTATCAGTAAGTGATGTTACGAGAAGAATTAAACGCCTAGTTGAAACTGATGCAGTACTGCAAAACGTGTGGCTTAGAGCTGAAATCTCTAATTTTAAATGGCATTCTCGAGGTCATATGTATTTCACACTCAAAGATGATAAATCACGAATAAATTCAGTTATGTTTGCAGGCAACAATCGATACCTTAAATTTACACCAGAAAACGGTATGAATGTGTTAGTAAGAGGCGATATTTCCGTGTATGAACCACATGGACAATATCAACTTTATGTAAAGGAAATGCAGCCTGATGGCATTGGGAATTTGTATTTAGCTTATGAAGAATTAAAAAAGAAATTAGAGATGGCGGGCTATTTTTCACGTGAAAGAAAAAAAGCTATTCCTACTTTTCCTAAAACAATTGCTGTTGCCACGTCTCCTACAGGAGCAGCGGTGAGAGATATATTAACAACCGTTCACCGACGTTTTCCATTAACGAAAGTAATTTTACTCCCGGTCCTTGTGCAAGGACCGGAAGCTGCTCCTTCGATTGCTCGTGCGATTAAACAAGCAAATTTTGCTGGTATATTCGATGTGATGATCATTGGTCGTGGTGGAGGGTCACTTGAAGAGCTGTGGGCTTTTAATGAGCAAATAGTAGCGGAAGCAATTTACGAATCTAAAATTCCAATTATATCGGCAGTAGGACATGAAACAGACGTAACGATTAGTGATTTTGTAGCAGATTTACGTGCTCCTACTCCAACAGCTGCAGCAGAGCTAGCTGTTCCACACATACATGAGCTATTAAAGCGTGTACAAGACCAACGATCAAGACTTATTCAAACGATGGATCGACTTAAATCGGTACAAAGGGAGCGTTTAGGCCACCTTTCAAAATCGTATGCCTTTAAATATCCTAAACGTCTCATTGAGCAAAAGGAGCAAGATCTTGATCGATTAGTTGAATTGATGACTAAAACGATGATGTTAAATGTAGATAAACAAAAGGACAAGTTACAGGGGCTTAAAGGAAGGATTCAACGAATGCATCCTACGCATAAGCTATTGCAAGAAAGAAAGCGCATCAGTGATGCAATAGTAAATTTGAGGAGAGCTATGAATGAGACTATTAATAGCAAGCAATCAAGGTTCTCGCTTTCACTGTCAAAGCTTGAGCTTCTTAGTCCACTGCAAATGATGAAAAGGGGATATAATCTCGCTTATAATGAAGAAAATAATTTAATCAAAAAGCTTGAAGATGTTAAAGAAAACGAGCCGATTTCAATTCGCTTACAAGATGGGAAATTAAGCTGTCATGTTACTGAAAAATCTTATGATCCGTTACCAAATATAGAATGGAGGGGTGAAGAAAGTGAAAAATGA
- a CDS encoding exodeoxyribonuclease VII small subunit, with protein MKNEENKELTFEEAMEKLESVVEKLEEGDVPLEEAITMFQDGMKLSKYCHERLNKVDEQMTEVLTEDGELKSFMVEGQSE; from the coding sequence GTGAAAAATGAAGAAAATAAAGAGCTAACTTTTGAAGAAGCGATGGAAAAATTAGAGTCCGTAGTGGAAAAGCTTGAAGAAGGGGATGTTCCCTTAGAGGAAGCGATAACGATGTTTCAAGATGGCATGAAGCTATCAAAATATTGCCATGAAAGACTAAATAAAGTAGATGAGCAGATGACGGAAGTTTTAACGGAAGATGGAGAGTTAAAATCATTTATGGTGGAGGGGCAATCAGAGTGA
- a CDS encoding polyprenyl synthetase family protein, translating to MINGTLKHFFDEEKKQIDNRLPHIIENLNIPVQLRDAMIYSLKAGGKRIRPMLLLATLRGYNKPLSHGYDVACAIEMIHTYSLIHDDLPAMDNDDLRRGKPTNHKVFGEAMAILAGDGLLTYSFQLISSSMLLPDNVKLLLIQKMSQAAGPEGMVGGQVLDMQGEGITLSVDQLQKIHHHKTGDLLAVSVESGAILAGVSENERISLTSFAKHLGIAFQIKDDILDVEGDESSIGKPIGSDEENDKNTYPKLLGLDGAKQKLAFHISEAKKYLYETSIEHTLLEEMADYIAMRSK from the coding sequence GTGATTAATGGTACGTTAAAACATTTTTTTGATGAAGAAAAAAAACAAATAGATAATAGACTCCCTCACATCATTGAAAATTTAAATATACCTGTTCAACTAAGAGACGCAATGATTTATTCGTTAAAAGCTGGTGGGAAACGAATTAGACCGATGCTGCTTCTAGCTACATTAAGGGGATATAATAAACCATTATCTCATGGGTATGATGTAGCATGTGCAATTGAAATGATCCATACTTATTCGTTAATTCATGATGATTTACCAGCAATGGATAACGATGATCTACGGAGGGGAAAGCCTACTAATCATAAAGTTTTTGGAGAGGCTATGGCTATTTTAGCTGGAGATGGTCTTCTGACATACAGTTTTCAGTTAATTAGCTCATCAATGCTGCTTCCTGATAATGTAAAGCTATTACTTATTCAAAAAATGTCACAGGCTGCTGGTCCAGAAGGAATGGTAGGTGGGCAAGTTTTAGATATGCAGGGTGAAGGCATTACATTATCTGTGGATCAATTACAAAAAATACATCATCATAAAACTGGTGATTTACTAGCTGTTTCAGTAGAATCGGGAGCAATATTAGCTGGCGTTTCAGAGAATGAGAGAATATCGTTAACATCTTTTGCTAAACATCTTGGAATCGCGTTTCAAATTAAAGATGATATTTTAGATGTCGAAGGAGACGAATCATCTATTGGAAAGCCAATTGGAAGTGATGAAGAGAATGACAAAAATACCTATCCGAAGTTATTGGGATTGGATGGAGCAAAGCAAAAGCTAGCTTTCCATATTAGTGAGGCAAAAAAGTACTTATATGAAACAAGTATCGAACATACACTTTTAGAAGAAATGGCGGATTACATTGCAATGCGTTCAAAATAG
- the dxs gene encoding 1-deoxy-D-xylulose-5-phosphate synthase, with product MDLLSIKDPTFLKKCSNKDLENVAKDIRRFLIEKLSVTGGHLGPNLGVVELTLILHQLFESPKDKFLWDVGHQAYVHKILTGRADQFDQLRQYKGLCGFPKRSESEHDVWETGHSSTSLSAAMGMATARDLKGTDDNVVAIIGDGALTGGMALEALNHIGHEQKDLIVVLNDNEMSIAPNVGALHNVLGRMRTAGRYQKAKEDLEMLIKKIPAFGGRLAATAERVKDSLKYLLVSGMFFEELGFTYLGPVDGHDLDDLTTNMKYAKKTKGPVLVHVITKKGKGYAPAENDAKGTWHGLGPYKMESGEVVKKPGPPSYSGVFAETLKKVAHEDNRVVALTAAMPGGTKLDVFGKEFPDRMFDVGIAEQHATTMAAGLATQGMKPVFAVYSTFLQRGYDQVVHDVCRQNLNVVFAIDRAGLVGADGETHQGVFDISYLRHLPNMTILMPKDENELQHMVYTALKYDDGPIAVRYPRGNGFGIQMDETLKTLPIGKWEVMEEGSDLTILTFGTMIPIAIAAADQLSKEGIHVEVVNARSIKPLDGEMLNDLAVKNRPIITLEEGALQGGFGSAVLEYLHENNHHSVVVERLGIPDRFIEHGSVNQLLEEVGLTADETVRRVKQLLPKKRQRA from the coding sequence TTGGATTTGTTAAGCATTAAAGACCCAACATTTCTAAAGAAATGCAGTAATAAAGACCTTGAAAATGTTGCTAAAGATATTCGTCGTTTTCTAATTGAAAAACTATCTGTAACCGGTGGTCATCTAGGACCTAATCTCGGAGTAGTAGAACTTACTTTAATTCTACATCAATTATTTGAAAGCCCAAAAGATAAGTTTTTATGGGATGTAGGACACCAGGCTTACGTTCACAAAATTTTGACGGGGCGGGCTGACCAGTTTGACCAACTGAGACAATATAAAGGGTTATGCGGTTTTCCTAAGCGTTCTGAAAGTGAGCATGATGTTTGGGAAACAGGTCACAGCTCAACTTCTCTTTCTGCTGCTATGGGAATGGCAACAGCAAGAGATTTAAAAGGTACAGATGATAATGTCGTCGCTATTATTGGAGATGGAGCATTAACTGGCGGGATGGCTTTAGAAGCTTTAAATCATATTGGACATGAGCAAAAGGACCTCATTGTCGTATTAAATGATAATGAAATGTCAATTGCACCAAATGTAGGTGCACTTCATAATGTTCTTGGTAGAATGCGTACTGCTGGACGTTATCAAAAGGCAAAAGAAGATTTAGAGATGCTTATAAAGAAAATACCAGCTTTTGGTGGTCGGTTGGCAGCTACTGCTGAACGAGTAAAGGATAGTTTAAAATACTTGTTAGTATCAGGAATGTTTTTTGAAGAATTAGGGTTTACTTATCTAGGACCTGTGGACGGTCATGATTTAGATGATTTAACGACAAATATGAAGTATGCCAAAAAGACAAAAGGCCCTGTTTTAGTTCACGTTATTACTAAAAAAGGAAAAGGTTATGCTCCTGCTGAAAACGATGCAAAAGGAACATGGCATGGATTGGGACCATATAAAATGGAATCAGGTGAGGTTGTGAAAAAACCTGGGCCACCAAGCTATAGTGGGGTATTTGCAGAAACATTAAAGAAAGTAGCTCATGAAGATAATCGTGTTGTTGCACTTACTGCAGCAATGCCAGGCGGGACAAAGCTTGATGTATTCGGTAAAGAATTTCCTGATAGAATGTTTGATGTAGGAATTGCAGAACAACACGCAACAACGATGGCTGCAGGATTAGCTACCCAAGGTATGAAGCCTGTTTTTGCTGTATATTCTACATTTTTACAAAGAGGGTATGATCAAGTTGTACATGATGTTTGTAGACAAAATTTAAATGTTGTATTTGCAATTGATCGTGCAGGTTTAGTAGGTGCAGATGGAGAAACCCATCAAGGGGTCTTTGATATTTCCTATTTACGTCATTTGCCTAATATGACTATTTTAATGCCCAAGGATGAAAATGAGCTTCAGCATATGGTTTATACTGCGTTAAAATATGATGATGGTCCAATTGCTGTTAGATACCCTAGAGGAAATGGGTTTGGAATTCAAATGGATGAAACGTTGAAAACACTTCCGATAGGTAAATGGGAAGTAATGGAAGAAGGTAGCGACTTAACAATTCTTACCTTTGGTACAATGATTCCTATTGCCATTGCTGCAGCCGACCAATTATCAAAAGAAGGGATCCATGTTGAAGTTGTTAACGCTCGTTCAATAAAACCATTAGATGGCGAAATGTTAAATGACCTTGCTGTTAAAAACCGTCCTATAATAACACTAGAAGAAGGTGCACTACAAGGTGGTTTTGGAAGTGCAGTACTGGAATACTTGCATGAAAACAATCACCATTCTGTTGTTGTTGAGAGGTTGGGAATACCTGATCGCTTTATAGAGCATGGTAGTGTTAATCAGTTACTAGAGGAAGTCGGATTAACAGCGGATGAAACAGTTCGTCGTGTCAAGCAATTATTACCTAAAAAGAGACAGAGAGCCTAA
- the ahrC gene encoding transcriptional regulator AhrC/ArgR, with protein MNKGQRHIKIREIITNKEIETQDDLVDQLREAGFNVTQATVSRDIKELHLVKVPMMDGRYKYSLPADQRFNPLQKLKRALMDSFISIDHSNNLIVIKTLPGNANAVGALIDNLDWHEVMGTICGDDTILIICREVAETKNISERFLDML; from the coding sequence ATGAATAAAGGGCAGAGACATATTAAAATTAGAGAAATTATTACTAATAAGGAGATTGAGACACAAGATGATCTAGTAGATCAACTTCGTGAAGCAGGGTTTAATGTTACACAAGCGACTGTAAGTAGAGACATAAAGGAATTACATTTAGTGAAGGTTCCTATGATGGATGGACGATATAAATATAGCTTGCCCGCTGACCAACGCTTTAACCCGTTACAAAAATTAAAAAGAGCATTAATGGATAGCTTTATTTCAATAGACCATTCTAATAACCTCATTGTTATTAAAACACTTCCCGGAAATGCAAATGCGGTTGGTGCTCTAATAGACAACTTAGACTGGCATGAAGTGATGGGAACAATTTGTGGTGATGATACTATACTAATCATTTGTCGAGAGGTAGCGGAAACAAAAAATATAAGCGAACGTTTTTTAGATATGCTATAA
- the recN gene encoding DNA repair protein RecN, whose amino-acid sequence MLMELSIRNFAIIDYTTISFEKGLTVLTGETGAGKSIIIDAIGQLIGGRGSVDFVRHGSARAEIEGLFSIEKSSYMLTLFENFNIDYSEDDTVLLKREITKQGKSVCRINGKLVTLAVLREIGQSLVDIHGQHEHQHLLQMDKHLLLLDRFAENKLKQTKKEYEELYERFYKKREKLKQLTENENEMMQRLDLIQYQLEEITNAKLQPNEDLLLKEEKQRLDYSEELYKSVHSAYEALYGDQKGLEWIMHSMQQMEDAAKIDESLQKIQETISNCYYLLEESVFSLRDYYEKIEFDPNRLDDIETRLNEINHLKRKYGESVNEILEYASHIEEEIDLLKNRDERLQILQDELKELAKDLLIEGNHLTTLRKEEALRLKDAIQEQLRSLYMKDTTFEVNIANHTISVDDLLNIKGLLPINKNGLHSISFMVSTNKGEPLKPLAKVASGGEMSRMILALKTILASHENVTSLIFDEVDVGVSGRVAQAIAEKIYHISFYSQVLCITHLPQVAAMADTHLFISKEMNEDRVKTVVEPLSDQEKIEEVSRMISGVEITDLTRQHAKELIQQAKKLSNNY is encoded by the coding sequence TTGTTAATGGAACTTTCTATCAGGAACTTTGCAATTATAGACTACACGACAATTTCCTTTGAAAAAGGGCTGACTGTCCTAACTGGAGAGACTGGTGCTGGTAAATCAATCATCATTGATGCTATTGGTCAGCTTATTGGTGGAAGGGGATCTGTTGATTTTGTACGACATGGAAGCGCTCGTGCTGAGATCGAAGGATTGTTCTCAATTGAAAAGTCATCTTATATGTTAACGCTATTTGAAAACTTTAATATAGATTATAGTGAAGATGATACGGTGCTTTTAAAGAGAGAAATTACAAAGCAAGGTAAAAGTGTATGTAGAATTAATGGTAAATTAGTGACATTAGCAGTATTGCGAGAAATCGGACAATCATTAGTTGATATACATGGTCAGCACGAACATCAACATTTATTACAAATGGATAAGCATTTATTACTATTAGATCGTTTCGCAGAAAATAAGCTAAAACAGACGAAAAAGGAATATGAAGAGCTTTATGAAAGATTTTATAAAAAAAGAGAAAAGCTAAAACAATTAACTGAAAATGAAAATGAGATGATGCAGCGTTTAGACCTCATTCAATATCAGTTGGAAGAGATTACGAACGCAAAATTACAACCAAATGAAGATCTATTACTAAAAGAAGAAAAGCAGCGCCTTGACTACAGTGAGGAACTGTATAAATCCGTACACAGTGCATATGAGGCTTTGTATGGTGATCAAAAAGGTTTAGAATGGATCATGCATAGCATGCAACAAATGGAGGATGCGGCAAAGATTGACGAGTCATTACAAAAAATTCAGGAAACGATTTCAAATTGCTATTATTTGTTAGAAGAGTCAGTCTTTTCTCTTAGGGATTACTATGAAAAAATTGAATTTGACCCTAATAGGTTAGATGATATTGAAACACGGTTAAATGAAATAAACCATTTAAAAAGAAAATATGGTGAATCGGTTAACGAAATACTGGAATACGCCTCGCATATAGAAGAGGAAATAGACCTTCTTAAAAATAGAGATGAACGCTTGCAGATTTTGCAGGATGAATTAAAGGAATTAGCAAAGGACCTACTCATTGAAGGTAATCATCTAACTACACTAAGAAAAGAAGAAGCATTACGTTTAAAAGATGCTATTCAAGAACAATTAAGAAGTCTCTACATGAAGGACACTACTTTTGAGGTTAATATTGCGAATCATACGATTTCTGTTGATGACTTACTAAATATAAAAGGGTTATTACCAATTAATAAAAATGGGTTACATTCAATCTCCTTCATGGTTTCAACTAATAAAGGTGAACCTTTAAAACCCTTAGCTAAAGTCGCCTCAGGCGGTGAAATGTCACGAATGATTTTAGCGTTAAAAACTATTTTAGCTTCACATGAAAACGTAACATCGCTTATTTTTGATGAAGTTGATGTTGGGGTAAGTGGCAGAGTTGCACAGGCGATAGCAGAAAAAATTTATCATATATCTTTTTATTCACAAGTGTTATGTATTACCCATTTACCACAAGTAGCTGCGATGGCAGATACGCATTTATTTATTTCAAAAGAAATGAATGAGGATCGTGTGAAAACGGTTGTGGAACCATTAAGTGATCAAGAAAAAATTGAAGAAGTAAGCAGAATGATTTCAGGTGTTGAAATCACAGATTTAACAAGGCAGCACGCTAAGGAACTTATTCAGCAAGCCAAAAAACTAAGCAATAATTACTAA
- the spoIVB gene encoding SpoIVB peptidase produces MKNVIRKSIGAILLVLVFSAAFYPPLQQYLETPHHLVFFEGQEYDVPTSLPALANTDNDSISVFQENGQTVLKGNKASDTSLNFGLGNFPLKSMKVTVLPELKVIPGGQSIGVRVQTDGVLVVGHHLVDTDEGSLSPGENAGIEVGDTITKMNGIKIEQMNDLNPVVQDSGEAREPIKVEIKRDGEFFEKELMPVKGKGEESFRLGLYIRDSAAGVGTLTFYEPNSKKYGALGHVISDMDTRQPIEVNEGEIVSSKVTSIEKGMTGEPGEKLARFASDRKVLGDIQKNSPYGIFGTLHESLENGKVNKPMDIGLSHQVEEGPAEILTVVEGDEIKRFDIEIVSSTEQKYPATKGMVIKVTDPELIEATGGIVQGMSGSPIIQNDRIIGAVTHVFVNDPTSGYGCHIEWMLQEAGIDIYEKMEEAS; encoded by the coding sequence TTGAAAAATGTAATACGTAAAAGTATAGGTGCAATTCTCCTTGTGTTAGTGTTCTCTGCTGCTTTTTATCCTCCACTCCAACAGTATCTTGAAACACCACATCACCTTGTTTTCTTTGAGGGACAAGAATATGATGTGCCAACTTCACTACCAGCATTAGCAAATACAGATAATGATTCAATATCTGTATTTCAGGAAAATGGTCAAACTGTTTTAAAAGGCAACAAAGCGAGCGATACTTCATTGAATTTCGGATTGGGAAATTTTCCGTTAAAATCGATGAAGGTGACTGTACTTCCTGAGCTTAAAGTAATTCCGGGAGGTCAGTCAATAGGTGTTCGAGTTCAAACAGATGGTGTTCTTGTAGTCGGACATCATTTAGTCGACACTGACGAAGGTAGTCTTTCTCCTGGTGAAAATGCCGGGATAGAAGTTGGAGATACGATTACAAAGATGAATGGGATAAAAATTGAGCAGATGAATGATTTAAATCCTGTAGTGCAGGATTCTGGAGAGGCGAGAGAACCGATAAAAGTCGAAATCAAGAGAGATGGAGAATTTTTTGAAAAGGAATTGATGCCTGTTAAAGGAAAAGGTGAAGAATCCTTTCGACTCGGATTGTATATTCGGGACTCTGCAGCAGGAGTAGGGACATTAACATTTTATGAACCGAATTCGAAAAAATATGGAGCTTTAGGTCATGTAATATCTGACATGGATACTCGCCAACCAATTGAAGTGAATGAAGGTGAAATTGTAAGCTCCAAAGTTACTTCAATTGAAAAAGGGATGACTGGTGAACCAGGTGAAAAATTAGCTAGGTTTGCAAGCGATCGTAAAGTGCTAGGGGACATACAAAAGAATAGTCCATATGGAATTTTTGGAACTTTGCATGAATCGTTAGAAAATGGAAAAGTGAATAAACCAATGGATATTGGTCTTTCTCACCAAGTTGAAGAAGGACCTGCAGAAATTCTAACAGTAGTAGAGGGAGACGAAATTAAAAGGTTTGATATAGAAATAGTAAGTAGTACAGAGCAGAAGTATCCAGCTACAAAAGGGATGGTTATAAAAGTAACAGACCCAGAGCTAATTGAGGCTACTGGTGGGATTGTTCAAGGAATGAGTGGTAGTCCAATCATTCAGAATGACCGTATTATTGGGGCTGTCACACATGTATTTGTCAATGATCCTACTAGTGGGTATGGATGTCATATTGAATGGATGCTTCAAGAAGCAGGTATTGATATATATGAAAAAATGGAGGAGGCGAGTTAA
- a CDS encoding TlyA family RNA methyltransferase, with amino-acid sequence MEKKQRIDVLLVEKGLVDTRENAKRSIMAGIVYANNDRIDKPGTKVKVDSILEVKGKAIPYVSRGGLKLKKAIDVFKLDLHDKIVLDIGASTGGFTDCALKEGASFVYALDVGYNQLAWKLRQDERVVVMERTNFRHCTVEDFELGLPDFATIDVSFISLKLILPVLKEILRKQGHVSALIKPQFEAGREEVGKKGIVRDAKVHERVLHDIVEFSEQCGFTVSGLVSSPIRGGEGNIEFLIHLELHDVTTPNEELRSKISTIVKEAHTKE; translated from the coding sequence ATGGAAAAAAAACAAAGAATTGACGTACTACTTGTTGAAAAAGGGTTGGTAGATACAAGGGAAAATGCCAAACGTTCTATTATGGCGGGCATTGTTTATGCTAATAATGATCGAATTGATAAGCCGGGTACAAAGGTGAAAGTGGACAGCATACTTGAAGTTAAAGGGAAAGCAATTCCGTATGTTAGTCGTGGTGGATTGAAGTTAAAGAAGGCAATTGATGTTTTCAAGCTTGATCTTCATGACAAGATTGTTCTTGATATTGGTGCTTCAACAGGCGGGTTTACCGATTGTGCCTTAAAGGAAGGGGCATCATTTGTTTATGCATTAGATGTTGGTTATAACCAATTAGCATGGAAACTTCGCCAGGATGAACGTGTAGTTGTAATGGAAAGAACGAATTTTCGGCATTGTACGGTGGAAGACTTTGAACTTGGATTGCCTGACTTTGCAACAATAGATGTTTCATTTATTTCCTTAAAACTTATTTTACCGGTACTCAAAGAGATTTTAAGAAAGCAAGGGCATGTCTCTGCCCTGATAAAGCCGCAATTTGAGGCAGGAAGAGAAGAAGTAGGGAAAAAAGGTATCGTAAGGGACGCTAAAGTACATGAACGAGTTTTACACGATATAGTTGAGTTTTCTGAGCAGTGTGGGTTTACAGTTAGTGGTCTTGTATCTTCTCCTATTAGAGGTGGGGAAGGTAATATAGAATTTTTAATTCACCTTGAACTTCATGATGTGACAACACCGAACGAAGAGCTTCGGTCTAAAATATCAACAATTGTTAAAGAAGCACATACAAAAGAATAA
- the steA gene encoding putative cytokinetic ring protein SteA, whose amino-acid sequence MQKTIEGIAYYGKITKQLLHVVPPQSIIILEHEDLDIVAAEDIVRKRVKAVVNIKKSITGKLPRSGVTHLIKHGIPVYDFTTIPSMNIEKWKKIKIENEKMFTYEHNIWVHVADLNQYSKHDATSLTYKAKQNFSHLFLNFAENSLKYGQKEVFSFLQATKQLPTLHDIYGKNVFIVARGPGVEDDIRIVRPLLKKKDSIIIAVDGASTLLYQYHVKPKYIVGDMDSIDNDVHLRRCTFIAHSYMNGISPGQERLKALSVDCTTVPFPGLSEDLAIMLAYVSNAEKIVTLGCRNSVIDLVEKDRKGMGSTLLTRMYAGDKISDWKNMNQLLEFTQDLLGQDHTEESFKSAIKEY is encoded by the coding sequence ATGCAGAAAACAATTGAAGGAATAGCTTATTATGGCAAAATTACAAAACAATTACTTCATGTAGTACCTCCACAATCAATCATTATTCTAGAGCATGAAGACTTAGATATTGTCGCTGCTGAGGATATCGTGAGAAAACGCGTGAAAGCAGTGGTTAATATAAAAAAATCAATTACTGGCAAGTTACCGCGTTCTGGTGTAACACATTTAATTAAACATGGTATTCCTGTTTATGATTTTACAACAATTCCATCGATGAATATAGAAAAATGGAAGAAAATAAAAATCGAAAATGAAAAAATGTTTACATATGAACATAATATATGGGTGCACGTTGCCGATTTAAATCAATACTCAAAACACGATGCTACAAGTTTGACTTATAAGGCAAAGCAAAATTTTTCACATTTGTTTTTAAATTTTGCGGAAAATAGCTTAAAATATGGCCAAAAGGAAGTATTTTCATTTCTCCAAGCAACAAAACAGCTACCAACCTTACATGACATCTATGGTAAAAATGTTTTTATAGTCGCACGTGGTCCAGGTGTAGAGGATGACATCCGTATCGTTCGACCACTATTGAAAAAGAAGGATTCAATTATAATTGCAGTTGATGGTGCTTCAACGTTATTGTACCAATATCATGTAAAACCTAAATATATCGTAGGTGATATGGACTCTATCGATAATGATGTACACCTAAGACGGTGTACTTTTATTGCCCATTCTTATATGAATGGCATAAGTCCTGGTCAGGAAAGACTAAAAGCTTTGTCTGTAGATTGTACAACGGTCCCTTTTCCAGGTTTAAGTGAAGACCTTGCTATCATGTTGGCGTATGTTTCCAATGCGGAAAAAATTGTGACGCTAGGCTGTAGAAACTCGGTTATTGATTTAGTAGAAAAGGATCGTAAAGGTATGGGATCTACTCTACTAACTAGAATGTATGCAGGTGACAAGATCTCCGATTGGAAAAATATGAACCAATTGCTTGAATTCACACAGGATTTGCTTGGACAAGATCATACTGAAGAGAGCTTTAAAAGTGCTATAAAGGAGTATTAA
- the spo0A gene encoding sporulation transcription factor Spo0A gives MENVRVCIADDNRELVMLLEDYINSQEDMSVIGKAFNGQECLELVEKEQPDVLILDIIMPHLDGLAVLEKLNERQLEKRPNIIMLTAFGQEDVTKKAVELGAAYYVLKPFDMDTLMNKVRDISGNASTYVKAPTVSTQVYKENKPMNLDASITSIIHEIGVPAHIKGYMYLREAITMVYNDIELLGSITKVLYPDIAKKFNTTASRVERAIRHAIEVAWSRGNIESISKMFGYTVSVSKAKPTNSEFIAMVADKLRIEHKVS, from the coding sequence GTGGAAAACGTTAGAGTATGTATTGCAGATGATAATCGTGAATTAGTGATGTTATTGGAAGACTATATTAATTCACAGGAAGATATGAGTGTTATTGGGAAAGCCTTTAATGGACAGGAATGTTTAGAGCTGGTTGAGAAAGAGCAGCCTGATGTTTTAATACTGGATATTATTATGCCACATTTAGATGGTTTAGCTGTTTTAGAGAAATTAAATGAAAGACAATTAGAAAAACGCCCTAATATTATTATGTTAACCGCTTTTGGCCAAGAAGACGTAACAAAGAAAGCAGTTGAATTAGGTGCTGCTTATTATGTTCTAAAGCCTTTTGATATGGATACTTTGATGAATAAAGTAAGAGACATTAGTGGAAATGCTTCTACATATGTTAAAGCACCTACTGTTTCTACACAAGTTTATAAAGAGAACAAACCGATGAATTTAGATGCTAGTATTACGAGCATTATTCATGAAATTGGTGTTCCGGCACATATAAAAGGTTATATGTACTTAAGAGAAGCGATTACAATGGTCTATAATGATATCGAATTATTAGGGTCAATTACAAAAGTGTTGTATCCGGATATTGCTAAAAAGTTTAATACTACTGCTAGCCGAGTAGAGAGAGCCATTCGTCATGCAATAGAAGTTGCTTGGAGCCGTGGGAACATTGAGTCTATATCAAAAATGTTTGGTTATACAGTAAGTGTTTCAAAAGCAAAACCTACAAATTCGGAATTTATTGCGATGGTTGCTGATAAACTTCGCATTGAACATAAAGTGAGCTAA